CACGGAAACCAGGTTGCGCGAACGCACCAGGGCTTCGCGCAGGCGCATCGGCCCGGAGAAGCGTCCGTCATCGTTCTGCGGGCGCCACTCGCGGCCGCGCCGATCCTTGAACACCACCGGCGCATCCAGCACTACCGATGCCGGGTTGAAGCCCTGCTCGAGCGCAGCGGCATACAGGAACGGCTTGAAGCTGGAACCCGGCTGGCGTCGGGCCTGGGTCGCGCGGTTGAACTTGCTGCCGGCAAAGCTGAACCCACCTGATAGGGCGCGCAGGGCGCCGGTGTCAGCCTCCAGCGACACCAGAGCCGCCTCGGCGCGTGGCAGCTGGGTCAGTTCGTACTTTGGCAGGGCCGGTTCGGCTGCAGTGGCGCCGGCGTCTTTTGCCGCCGGTTCGATGCGGTGGACACGAACCAGGTCACCGCGCTTGAGCAACTGCGCGGGGCTGCGCCCGCCCCAGCCCTGACCCTTGTCCAGGGTCACCGCGCGACCGCTGGGCAGGACCACGCTGGCGCTGCTGCCTTCGATCGACAGGACGATCGCGGGGATCATGTCGGACTGCGCGGAGATGCTGCGAAGGCGCGCTTGCGCAGTAGCGGCGTCCTCGTCTTCGGCCAGATCGAAGTGCTGCTCCACGCCGTGCCAGCCGTGGCGCTTGTCGTAGATCACCAGTCCGTCGCGGACCGCCTGGTTGGCCGCGGCCTGCATCTGCGGGTCGATGGTGGTGATGACGTGGTAGCCGCGGGTCAGCGCTTCGGCGCCGTAGCGGGCAATCATCTCCTGCCGCACCATCTCGGCCACGAACGGCGAGTACATCTGCAGCGGCGGCTCGTGCGGGCTGGCGTGCATGGCTACGGCGCGCGCCGACGCGGCATCGGCAGCGCTGATGAAGCCCAGTTCCGCCATGCGCTGCAAGGTGTAGTCGCGGCGGATCTTCGCGCGGTCGGGGTTGCTGAGTGGGTTGCCGCTGGAGGGGAACTTGGGAATGCCGGCCAGCGAGGCGATCTCGTCCAGATCCAGTTCGTCGAGTTTCTTGCCGTAATAGAACTCCGCCGCTGCAGCAACGCCGTACGCACGGTTGCCGAAGAAACTCTTGTTGAGATACAGCTCCAGGATCTCGTCCTTGGACAGTTCGTTTTCCATCCGCCAGGCAAGCATCATCTCGGCGATCTTGCGGGTGTAGCTGTACTCGGAGCTCAGGAAAAACTGCCTGGCAACCTGCTGGGTGATCGTTGAGCCACCCGGGACCCGCTTGTCGTCGGTGGTGGCCAACAGCCACACGGCCCGCGCAACGCCCCGGTAGTCCACGCCGTTGTGTTCGTAGAAGCGGCTGTCCTCGATGGCGATGAAGGCCTGCTTCAGATGCTCGGGCACATCGGCGATATCAACCGGATAGCGTCGCGTCTCGCCGAACACCGCCATCAGCCGGCCGTCGCGCGCATAGACGTACATCGGCTCCTGCAACTCGACGTTGTGCAGTGACTCCACATCGGGCAGCTTGGGCGAGATCAGGTAATAGACGGTGGCCAGGGCCAGCACGCCAAGTACCGCAAGGCCGATCGCCGCCAGCACGGCCCAGCGCAGGAAACGTCGAAAGCGAAGATGCATCGAATGAGGTCCGGATGACGGTTTCGGCAATCGGCAAGTATAGAGGACCGCGAAGCGGGCGCTGGGTATCAAGACAAGACGCCGCGGGTCTGGAATACTGCGCCAAGGGGCAAGCCCATTTGCGACAGAAACGGGCACTGGTGGGCAGTTGGGGATGGAAGTGCTTGCGGGCTTGTGAAAAGTCCGTTATCTAAGGATCGGCCACAAGCGGTGCGTACAGCATCTGATGGCAAGGGGAGATAACTTTGGGCGTCATCAAGAAGAGCCAGCCGGCACTCGTCGGCGTGGATATCAGTTCGACTGCGGTCAAGCTTCTGCAGCTGTCGCGGGCTGGCAACCGGTATCGCGTGGAGCATTACGCGGTGGAGCCGTTGCCACCCAACGCGGTGGTGGAAATGAACATCGTGGAACCCGAGGCGGTTGGCGAGGCGATCAAGCGCGCCATGGCCCGCTCGGGCACCCGCGCCAAGCACGCTGCAGCAGCCGTGTCCGGATCGGCGGTGATCACCAAGGTGATCCCGATGCCGGCCGAGTTGGACGGCGATGACCTGGAAGCCCAGGTCGAGCTGGAAGCGGTCAACTACGTTCCCTACCCGATCGAGGAAGTGAACCTGGACTTCGAAGTGCTCGGGCCGATGCCCGGCAGCCCGGAGTCGGTGCAGGTGCTTCTGGCCGCATCGCGCTCGGAGAACGTCGAGGTCCGTGCCTCCGCGCTCGAGCTTGGGGGGCTTATCCCCCAGGTCATGGACGTCGAAGCGTTCGCGATCGAGAACGCGTTCGCCCTCATCGCCGATCAGCTGCCCATCCCGCGCGACGGTCTGGTCGCGCTGATCGATGCGGGAGCCACGATGACCACGCTCAACGTCATCCGCCATGGCCGCAGCATCTACAGCCGCGAACAGGTATTCGGCGGCAAGCAGCTGACCGACGAGATCATGCGCCGTTACGGCCTGAGCTATGAGGAAGCCGGTCTGGCGAAGCGCCAGGGCGGACTGCCGGAAACCTACGAGACGGAAACCCTGGATCCGTTCAAGGAAGCCCTCGTACAGCAGGTCAGCCGCCTGCTGCAGTTCTTCTACGCGGGCAGCGAACACAACCGGGTCGACCAGATCGTGCTGGCCGGGGGCTGCGCGGCCATCGCGGGCATCGCGCCGCTGGTCGAGGAGCAGCTGGGCGTGCCGACGATGATCGCCAACCCGCTGGCACACATGACGCTGGGACCACGGGTGCAGGCGCATGCACTCGCGCAGGATGCTCCGGCCCTGATGATCGCGTGCGGGCTGGCATTGAGGAGTTTTGACTGATGGCACGGATCAACCTTCTTCCGTGGCGCGCCGAGCGCCGCAAGCAGCGCCAGAAGGACACCATGCTGCTGCTGGCGCTGTCTGCGCTGGGTGCGATCGTGCTGTCGTTCATGATCATCTGGTACCACAACGCCCAGATCGACGGGCAGAACGAGCGCAACGATTACCTCAAGGCGCAGATCGCCGAGGTCGACAAGAAGATCGAGGAAATCGACGAGCTGGACCGCAAGAAGTCCCAGCTGCTGGCGCGCAAGGAAGTGATCGAGGAGCTGCAGGCCAACCGCTCGCAGATGGTCCATCTGTTTGACTCGCTGGTGCGCACCATCCCTGACGGCGTCGTGCTGACATCCATCAAGCAGGACAACGAAACGCTCACCCTTGAAGGCCGCTCGCAGTCCAACGCGCGCGTCAGTACCTACATGCGCAACCTGGAAGGCTCGGGCTGGATGACCCGTCCGGAACTGTCGATCATCGAGGCGAAGGGCTTTGAGCAGGGCCTTCCCTACGAGTTCAAGTTGCAGGTCAAGCTGGCCAACCCCAGCGCGACCACTGACGAGGACGGCGATGGCGTTGCCGATGAGCAGGTCGCCCAGCTCACCCCGGCGGCTGACGGCTTTGTCGAGCCGCCGGTGGCAACCGTCACCCCCCTGGGCGGTGGCACGGATGCAGGTGCGGCTGCCCGCAGTGAAGACGCTGCCGACATCGCACAGCCGGCGGACGACGCAACCGAGGAACCCGTCGCGCCGGCCGAGTCGGCCGATGCCAGTGAGAGTGGAGCCGCGTCGTGAGCAAGAAAATCAATATCAAGGAACTGGACTTCAACAACATCGGCGGCTGGCCGCAACAGGCCAAGGTCGGCCTGTGCGTGATCCTGGTCCTGCTGATCGTGGGCCTCAGCTGGTGGCTGTTCGTGCGTGACAAGCGCGACACCCTGGAGGGCCTGGAGCGGACTGAAACCGAGTTGCGCGGCACCTTCGAGACCAAGCAGGGCAGGGCATCCAACCTGGAGCCGCTGAAGCTGCAATTGGCCGAGATGGAGCAGCAACTGCAGCAGATGTTGCGCCAGTTGCCGAGCAAGACCGAGATGCCCGACCTGATCGTCGACATCTCGCAGACCGCACTGGCGACCGGTATTACCAACGAGCTGTTCCAGCCTGGTCCCGAGCAGCCCAAGGAGTTCTACGCCGAGAAGCCCATCTCCCTGCGCATGGTCGGCTCGTATCACCAGTTCGGTGGCTTCGTCAGCGGCGTGGCGTCGCTCCCACGGGTGGTGATCATGACGATGCACGACATCTCGCTGAAGCCACGTGGTGCCGGGAAAGAGACGGGCATCACCGCCAACTCGCCGCTGGAGCTGGCCGGGACGGTGAAGACCTACCGCTACCTGGACGAAGAAGAAATGGCGGAGCAAAGCGCTGCCGCGGAAGCTGAAAAGAAGGGGGCAAAATGATGGGCAACTCGACCATCCGCCGCCGTGCGGGAGCGCCACGCCTGTTGCTGGTAGCCGTGGCGCTGGTTGCCGTGGCCGGCTGCACGCGCGGCGTGACCAGCACCTACGGCGACGCGCCGAACCTGGAAGGCTGGGTCGCCGACGTCAAGACGCGACCGGCGCCACCGCTGGATCCCTTGCCGATCATGCAGCAGTTCGAAACCTTCGAATATGCAGCGCACGGCCTGCGGGATCCTTTCAGCAACGCATTCACCGACCGCGACAACGGCGGCGGTCCACGGCCGGATTCGGACCGGCGCAAGGTGCCGCTGGAGCAGTTCCCGCTCGATTCGCTGGACATGGTCGGAACGCTGGGCCGCGGCGGTGCAACCGTGGCCCTGGTGATGGCGCCCGACAAGGTGACCTACAAAGTGACCCGGGGTGAGTACATGGGTCAGAGCGACGGTCGGGTGACCGGCGTGTTCGAGGACCGCATCGAGTTGGTGGAACTGGTGTCGGACGGTGCGGGGGGCTGGCTGGAACGTCCGGCGTCGCTCACCTTGGAAGATCAATAAGGATTGGGGAATTAGCACGATGACCGTTTATAAAGCCATACGATCGCCACGTGCGCAGCGCCCCATGGTGCTCCGCAATACAGGTTTGGGCCTGCTGCTGGGGGCGATGGCCGCCGTCAGCGGCGTCCACGCCGCCGGACCGGTAGGTGCCAACCCGGGCCAGATGACCGGCGCGCATGTCGCACCGGCCTCCAGCCCGGATCCTGCCAAACAGGTCCCCGGAACCGTCTCGGTGTCCAACATCGACTTCAAGCGCGGCGATGGCGGCGCGGGTCGCCTGATCCTGAGCTTCACCGGCGAAGGTGCTGCGCCGGACATGCGCAGCCAAGGGAACTCGGTGGTCATCAACGTGGCCAACGCTTCGCTTCCGGCGAACCTGCAGCGACCGCTGAACGTGTCCGACTTTGCCACTCCTGTGGACAATATCGAGGCGCGCAGCAGCGGCGGTGGCACCACCCTGGTGCTCAACACCGGCGGCCCGTTCGAATCGATGGCCTACCAGACGGGCAAGGACTACGTGGTCGAGATCGTGCCGCGCGCCGAGGTGGCCACGGCTGCCAGGTCGAGCCGTGCGCCGGCGATGGGCGCAACCAGTGGCGTATCGACGACGGAGACCAAGGTCTACGGTGGCCGTCCGGTCACGTTCAACTTCCAGGACGTGCCGGTGCGCACGGTGCTGCAGTTGGTGGCCGAGGAATCCAACCTCAACATCGTTGCCGCCGACAGTGTCAGCGGCAACGTGACCCTGCGGTTGATCAATGTGCCGTGGGACCAGGCGCTGGACATCGTGTTGCAGGCCAAGGGGCTGGACAAGCGCCGCAGCGGCAACGTGGTGTGGGTGGCCCCGCAGTCCGAGCTGGCCCAGCATGAGCAGGCCCGCGAAGATGCGCGGATCGCCATGTCCAACCGCGTCGAGCTGGTCACCGAGTACATCCAGATCAACTATCACAACGCCGGCCAGATCTACACGGCGCTGACCGAAGCCAAGGGCGTGGGCGGTTCGGGTGGCGGCGGTGGCGGCAGCGGTGGCAGCAGCAACACCGACACCGGTTTCCTGTCCCCGCGTGGACGGCTGGTCGCCGACGAGCGCACCAACACCCTGATGATCAGCGACACGCCGAAGAAAGTCGCCGAGATGAAGGAACTCATCGCCGTGATCGACCGTCCGGTCGACCAGGTGGTGATCGAGGCGCGCGTCGTTGTTGCTACCGAGAGCTTCTCGCGTGAGTTGGGCGCGCGGTTTGGGGTCAGCGGCACCAAGGACAATGTCGGCTTCAGCGGCAATCTCGAGGCGAACAAGGAAAACCTCAATTCGGTCAATGATTCCAGCGCCGCAACCACAATCACTCGCGGGTTGATGAGCAACCTGGCCGTCGCCAACCCCGCCGGCGCGGTTGCGCTGTCGATCCTCAACGCCGGTTACCTGCTCGACATCGAGTTGTCGGCGATGCAGACCCAGGGCCGTGGTGAGGTGATTTCCAACCCGCGT
The genomic region above belongs to Lysobacter avium and contains:
- a CDS encoding penicillin-binding protein 1A; the encoded protein is MHLRFRRFLRWAVLAAIGLAVLGVLALATVYYLISPKLPDVESLHNVELQEPMYVYARDGRLMAVFGETRRYPVDIADVPEHLKQAFIAIEDSRFYEHNGVDYRGVARAVWLLATTDDKRVPGGSTITQQVARQFFLSSEYSYTRKIAEMMLAWRMENELSKDEILELYLNKSFFGNRAYGVAAAAEFYYGKKLDELDLDEIASLAGIPKFPSSGNPLSNPDRAKIRRDYTLQRMAELGFISAADAASARAVAMHASPHEPPLQMYSPFVAEMVRQEMIARYGAEALTRGYHVITTIDPQMQAAANQAVRDGLVIYDKRHGWHGVEQHFDLAEDEDAATAQARLRSISAQSDMIPAIVLSIEGSSASVVLPSGRAVTLDKGQGWGGRSPAQLLKRGDLVRVHRIEPAAKDAGATAAEPALPKYELTQLPRAEAALVSLEADTGALRALSGGFSFAGSKFNRATQARRQPGSSFKPFLYAAALEQGFNPASVVLDAPVVFKDRRGREWRPQNDDGRFSGPMRLREALVRSRNLVSVRLLDTIGVSYARKYISHFGFEESSLPPNLSMSLGTASLTPMSVARGYAAFANGGFLVDAWFIEEVRDRDGAVVFQENPKTACRTCRGTGASGGATSAPASTVVGGFNLGPPTSAPTEATAEVDVEKEPPAPPREDMIVAPRAIDGRVAYQMVSMMRDVVQRGTGVRAKELGREDVGGKTGSTNEHRDAWFSGFGGDLATTVWVGRDNFKPLGRGEYGGKAALPIWIDFMRAALEDRPISPNTPPDGMVQVQVSANGTLIPGASGGLTEWVKVEDLERMQTDTAYYDSSNEPTEESFDIF
- a CDS encoding pilus assembly protein PilM, with the protein product MGVIKKSQPALVGVDISSTAVKLLQLSRAGNRYRVEHYAVEPLPPNAVVEMNIVEPEAVGEAIKRAMARSGTRAKHAAAAVSGSAVITKVIPMPAELDGDDLEAQVELEAVNYVPYPIEEVNLDFEVLGPMPGSPESVQVLLAASRSENVEVRASALELGGLIPQVMDVEAFAIENAFALIADQLPIPRDGLVALIDAGATMTTLNVIRHGRSIYSREQVFGGKQLTDEIMRRYGLSYEEAGLAKRQGGLPETYETETLDPFKEALVQQVSRLLQFFYAGSEHNRVDQIVLAGGCAAIAGIAPLVEEQLGVPTMIANPLAHMTLGPRVQAHALAQDAPALMIACGLALRSFD
- a CDS encoding PilN domain-containing protein codes for the protein MARINLLPWRAERRKQRQKDTMLLLALSALGAIVLSFMIIWYHNAQIDGQNERNDYLKAQIAEVDKKIEEIDELDRKKSQLLARKEVIEELQANRSQMVHLFDSLVRTIPDGVVLTSIKQDNETLTLEGRSQSNARVSTYMRNLEGSGWMTRPELSIIEAKGFEQGLPYEFKLQVKLANPSATTDEDGDGVADEQVAQLTPAADGFVEPPVATVTPLGGGTDAGAAARSEDAADIAQPADDATEEPVAPAESADASESGAAS
- a CDS encoding type IV pilus inner membrane component PilO, with the protein product MSKKINIKELDFNNIGGWPQQAKVGLCVILVLLIVGLSWWLFVRDKRDTLEGLERTETELRGTFETKQGRASNLEPLKLQLAEMEQQLQQMLRQLPSKTEMPDLIVDISQTALATGITNELFQPGPEQPKEFYAEKPISLRMVGSYHQFGGFVSGVASLPRVVIMTMHDISLKPRGAGKETGITANSPLELAGTVKTYRYLDEEEMAEQSAAAEAEKKGAK
- a CDS encoding pilus assembly protein PilP, which produces MGNSTIRRRAGAPRLLLVAVALVAVAGCTRGVTSTYGDAPNLEGWVADVKTRPAPPLDPLPIMQQFETFEYAAHGLRDPFSNAFTDRDNGGGPRPDSDRRKVPLEQFPLDSLDMVGTLGRGGATVALVMAPDKVTYKVTRGEYMGQSDGRVTGVFEDRIELVELVSDGAGGWLERPASLTLEDQ
- a CDS encoding type IV pilus secretin PilQ — translated: MTVYKAIRSPRAQRPMVLRNTGLGLLLGAMAAVSGVHAAGPVGANPGQMTGAHVAPASSPDPAKQVPGTVSVSNIDFKRGDGGAGRLILSFTGEGAAPDMRSQGNSVVINVANASLPANLQRPLNVSDFATPVDNIEARSSGGGTTLVLNTGGPFESMAYQTGKDYVVEIVPRAEVATAARSSRAPAMGATSGVSTTETKVYGGRPVTFNFQDVPVRTVLQLVAEESNLNIVAADSVSGNVTLRLINVPWDQALDIVLQAKGLDKRRSGNVVWVAPQSELAQHEQAREDARIAMSNRVELVTEYIQINYHNAGQIYTALTEAKGVGGSGGGGGGSGGSSNTDTGFLSPRGRLVADERTNTLMISDTPKKVAEMKELIAVIDRPVDQVVIEARVVVATESFSRELGARFGVSGTKDNVGFSGNLEANKENLNSVNDSSAATTITRGLMSNLAVANPAGAVALSILNAGYLLDIELSAMQTQGRGEVISNPRIVTSNQREAIIKQGQEVGYVTIQPATAGGVATPSVQFKEVVLEMKVTPTITNDGRVFLNLNVKKDEIEGFVKTGIGDVPQISTREVNTAVLVEDGQTVVVGGVYEFRDREDASKVPFLGDIPFLGNLFKKKGRQKEKAELLIFVTPKVLEVQQRSHRN